Below is a window of Impatiens glandulifera chromosome 2, dImpGla2.1, whole genome shotgun sequence DNA.
TGTCAATGTCCTCGACCATGCTGAGgagtttgatatatattatccTCCTTGGGTCAAGGATGAAGAGAGAATGGAAAACCAGTTATACCAGCCCCAacttccatgcatcttccttatcaGAACATGACACAAATCTTGAGTGAAAGTCTCATACCCTCTGATCgtgttgatgatattttatcGAATCCATGTCCGTCCTCTTCTTAGAGAAAACGAGGTAAAATAATCGGAtctgaaatttttattaataaagaggTCTTTCAAATGAAGACTTTAACCATCagctaataataattttaatagagATTTTTCCTAGTTAAAtgattctaataattttatcgTTTTATTGGGTAAATTGTTCTTACAATTTGATAGTTAAATGATCATCCGAGGGTATATGTTCCACTTCCACTGGAGCAtctttctctaaaaaaaaaaatgaggtcTTTTCACCTAAAGTGTAACTATATTGAGTGTTGCAGTTTATTTTGATcatgtaaatattaatttgtattattatttattaattaatttcttataggaaattattatttataaataaaaagtaaaatatttatttttaagaaattttaattataagtcaattaatttttaactaaaaggCCAAGACCTAATTTAGTGTCAGTTTTAAGTATAGATTCAACGGtcaagttataaaaaaataagaagctTTTTCATCTTATACCATTGATGGCCTTGAGAGTGGGCTTTCTTCGAGCACGATTGCCGACAGGTTCCTCTTTGTCTATTAGATTCCCAATCGATCGAACTGTAGGCTTCAACCCTAAAGAATTTACGTTTATTTGTGAAAATGGAAGTACAACTGAAGCAGATTCAGCATTAAGACGTATTAACTAACAAACTTGTATAATATCAGTCCTCGTATGAGGCCACTGAATTCCCTAATCGGGAACTGTTTAGATTCGCTGCACAAAGTTTCAGCAATCCACGGCTGGACATTCAAGTCAGGAACCATATTGGATATTTACATTGCTAACAATCTTTTAGGTGCTTATGTAAAATACGGCGAATTTCGCTTTGCACTGAAGCTGTTCGACGAAATTCCCAACAAAGATACTGTAACATGGAACTCAATGATTGCTGGTTATATAAAGTATGGGAATTTAAAGCATGCATGGGAGCTTCAGAAAACCATGAGAAGACTTGGATTTTCTGTTGATGGGTATACTTTTCCAAGTATACTTAAAGGTATTGCAAATGAGGGATGTATCCATCTTGGACAACAAGCACATTCCACCATTATTAAGATGGGTTATGCTGGAAATGTTTATCCAGCAAGTGCTCTTCTGGACATGTATGCAAAATGTGACAGAATTGACGATGCTTTTGCTGTCTTCCAGAAAATGCCTGAACGGAATTCCATCACCTGGAATGCCTTGATTGCAGGATATGCAGAGAAGGGAGATATTGAAACTTGTTTTTGGCTACTAGGTTCAATGGAGCAGGAAGGTGTGAAACTTGAAGACGGGACTTTCACTCCTCTTTTAACATTGCTTGATGACCCTGATCTATATAAACTAACAACGCAGGTTCATTCCAAGATTATAAAGAACGGGTTAACATTTCAGAATACTGTTTGCAATGCCACAATAACTTCTTATTCTGATTGTGGGTCAGTAGAGGACGCAGTCAAAGTGTTTGACGCTGCTGTTGATTCTAAAGATATAGTGACTTGGAATTCAATGCTGGCTGCTTACTTGGCATATGAAAAGGTAAGCCTTGCTTTTAAACTCTTCCTGGAGATGCAGTATTCTGGGTTCAAACCTGATATCTATACATATACTGGTATTCTTAGTGCTTGTTCTGATGAATCCCATGGTAAACTAGCAAGATCCTTGCACGCGTTAGTGATGAAGAAGGGAGTAGAAGAGATAACGTCGATATCAAACAGTTTAATCGCCATGTATCTCAAAACACATGTAGAAAACGTCGAAGATgctttgaaaatatttgaatctATGGATTATAGGGATAGTGTTTCATGGAATTCAATTCTGAATGGATTCTCTCAACACGGGCTTAGTGAAAAAGCACTCGAGTTGTTTCGCCAGATGCGGTATATCTCTTTAGATCTCGATCATTATGCAGTCTCTGCTGTTCTTAGATGTTGCTCGGATTTGGCAATTCTCCAGTTGGGTCAACAAGTTCATGTTGTGGCACTTAAATTTGGTCTAGAACTCGACGATTTTGTAGCCAGCTCATTGATATTCATGTACTCAAAATGCGGGATAATTGATGATGCTCGTAAATCTTTCGACGAAACACCTAAAGACTCCCCCATCACTTGGAACTCGATTATATTCGGGTATGCACAACACGGGCAAGGCAAGATTGCGTTACAACTTTTTTTCTTAATGAAGGACAAAAAGATCAAAATGGATCATATAACATTCGTTGCTGTTTTAACCGCTTGTAGCCATGTTGGTTTGGTGGATGAAGGTTACAATATCCTTAAAGATATGGAATCTATACATGGAATCCCACCTAGAATGGAGCATTATGCTTGTGGGATCGATCTCTTTGGACGGGCTGGGCGATTGGAGGATGCAAAAGAATTGGTGGAAGGGATGCCGTTTGAACCAGATGCAATGGTATTGAAAACTTTGTTAGGTGCTTGTAAGATTTGCGGTGATATTGAGTTGGCTACTAAAGTTGCTAGCCGTTTGCTAGAGTTGGAGCCTGAAGAACATTGTACATATGTTCTACTCTCTAATATGTATGGGCATTTACAAAAATGGGATGATAAAGCCATAATCAAGAGGCAAATGAGAGACAAGGGGATTAGGAAAGTACCTGGATGGAGTTGGATTGAAGTTAACAACAAGGTGCATGCTTTTAATGCTGAGGATTGTTCACATATTTCTTTTAAAGATATATATTGGATCTTGGGAGTATTGTCTGTTGAAATCAATAAGTTGAAAACTATATTTATGGGTGAGATACCTCTAAGTACATAGATTTGGATTATGCCGTGCCATAACTGTCATAATTTGGAAAGACTGTTTTTGTCATATTTCTAGTTCTGATGTGGATCCATACATTTGGCAGCAGGGTGAACTTAGTTTGACCCAGTTCAAAAACTTATTGGTGGTTTTTGTGCTAGATTCATCAATAAGCCTCACAGTTCAGGCCTCTTAATTGTTGTTTCATTTCCAATACACTTATGAATGCAGAGAGGATAGATTGATTGTTGTTGATTATCATGAGAACCTTGAAGGTACATAACTTTATTTCTTTGTTGTGATCTTCTTCCCTGCATGTTCTGTTATGTGTTCTTTTATAGGAGGTGAGAATTCCATGTTATATATCCAATGGATTGACTGGCATTCTACTAAAAATCAATCTGATCTGGTAGGGGATGAGATTTTTTAGATCTTATTAGTATTTGAACTTTtccatttatattttgtttcttaCTTTGTTCTTCCCCTTCTCTCATATTTATGTATCGTTTGATCCAACTTGTTTGATACAACTTACGCtctttcaaataaaaagttagacatttaaaaataaataaaaaaatccacTGGCCCTTCTCAGCTTGAGGTGATCTTTTGAAATCTTCAATGCTTTCTTTGCCATGAGTTTTGCATATTGCTTTTTTGACCAGTCATTATTATCTTCTTTGTAAGTGAAAGATGCATAGTCTTGGATTTTTGTGTTTGTTTTCATATCTTTCTAAATGGAGAAAAAGAGCTTAGTGCAAAGTGAAGATAGGCATATATTATGGGCCCGTTTGTTTTTGCAAAATTTGATTTGTGATCTCCTCCATCTCAACATTTTGTTTGTTATCCATCTCATAATCCAGTTTGTGATTCAGCTTTAAATTCACTACACCTTGTTTTACCAAACAAAAATTACCCAACTGTAAGTTAACCAAGACCGGTCCTTCCTAGTACTACATGACAATGGTTGGAACCAACACGAAAGAACCTAGTATTAGTACGGAATgatataatacaatattatctcactcgggtcgtGAGTTGAActtggacacgacacaagccCGAGACGacacaattatttgtttatatgattgTAATACGACCACGAGTCGACAAagacacaacacgagtatagagatataaacacaattagtcacatgATTAATATACTCaactttacattaacattttctctaaatttatttagacttttagtgaattaataaattatttaattttataaatataatatatataattaaaattaaacctattaaattaaaatattaaaataacatattaacttaaataatataaaaaataaattatatgattagaAATTGAAAATCCAAACAAGACACGGTTGAACTTCAACTTTTCAATACTTAGTagctaatttatttttaaattttgctctatttttgttttttaatttgtggGTGACCCGAATCCATCTAAATTTGTGGAGATGAACCTAAAAAAGGGATAAATGCGAAAAGTACATcggttaagaaaaaaaatgttggtGACCCCTTTTACTATTTTTGAACGATTTTACCCATGTCGGAGATTGCGTGATGCAATCGGAATCGCGAGATGATTTTTTTCGTCTCGCAACTTGGGTTGCGTGATGCGTTTGCTTGACGCAActgaggttgcgtgacgcgTTTACTTGACGCAActgaggttgcgtgacgcaattttttattttttttatttttcaaaaaattttaattatgattttttttgaaagaaaatggCCCGGTTTGGTTGACGCAATAGGGACattttcgtaaaaaaaaaaaaaatagggtcATCAGCGCTATTTAATTTATGCGCTGACACTTTCCCCGTCTAGACTTATTATTAGGGTTATTTTCTGAAATTTCCCCTCCAAAGTGGGGTTGTATCTATTTTTCCTCTTAGAAtagaaacaaaacaaacaaacaggaCCTAGACAGCTACCTTGGCCCGCCCGACAATTTGCATGCGGGGCACTTAGGGCCGGCTGCAGTTTGCTCTCTACTCATCTTCTCCCCTGATTCAAAGCTGGTGTCCGTCAGTGCTCCTCCATCTACTTGTGGCCACTGTAACTGCAACCCAGCTAGAGAATCATGGTTGCCGCATCCATGGGTATCTCCACGAGAAGCCTTATCCTGCCCACTCATCCTTCAACTTTCACGTCAAAGAAAGCACACCCATTTACCATCGTATGCTCTTCTAATTCTTCTCTCTCCACGGACGGTTCTGCTGTTGGTAAGCCTCCATTATGCACTCTAAATGAATCGTGTCTGCGGGCGGTAATTCTTGTAAAGGAATTATAAAATTAGGGCATTTGGATTCTAAAGATATGGATAGTTAGGATCTTAACTTGTATATTGTGGCGTTATCATAAGTGATGAAATTTTGCCGAACCTGCTAGAATGATCGCATGTCAGTTAAGTGATAATGAGTTTTATATATGGGTTTTGGCAGGGTTGGCTGAAAAACCATGGAAGACGGCTGATGCAAGGCTTGTTCTTGAAGATGGTTCAGTTTGGAAAGCAAAATCTTTTGGTGCTAAAGGAACCCAAGTTGGGGAAGTGGTTTTCAATACTTCATTAACAGGGTAAAATATACTCTCCATTCTTATCTATCCATGTCTTTGAATGGTCAATCATTTGGAGCTCgaaaaattgttataaatttgTCATATTGTTGTTTCTTCTTGAAGTTGAAAAGAATCTTTGTTAACACATTCTTGTTGGTTGTGGTGTTGTGTTACAGATATCAAGAAATACTTACTGATCCCAGTTATAATGGACAGTTTGTGTTGATGACAAATCCACATATTGGCAATACTGGCATTAATTTCGGTTAgcaaaatttttatttgttctttctttttcGTGTGGTATGATGGTTAAACTAATTGTAAATTACATGACGAGCTGAACAGACGATGAAGAGTCAAGCAAGTGTTTCCTTGGAGGTTTAGTAATAAGAAGTTTAAGTATCAGGTATATAAACACTGCTCCCTCTTAGTGttcattttaatattgaatatgttggTCACTTaccaaatgaaaatgaatttgtttGTATTCATTCACAAGAGAGGCAATAGAGAAAGAAAACATTCAAAAGATATTGAATTTACTTGTATCAATATTTGCTTCATTTATGAACAACATTTCATCCGGTTTTCTCATCCAGATGTGGATCTGGGTGAGATTTGGTTTGGAAACGGGGTGTATATGAACTCAGTTCAACCCAAATCTAGATTCAGGTCCAGATACACCTAGGAAATGGTGCAGGTCATAGAAATGCATTTTCATCCGGATCCAGTGCCAGAGATTTACAAAAGCTTTTCCAATTGAACCCTAATATAAATCTTCTTCTTTCAGTATTTCAAATTGGAGAAGCACAAAATCGCTGGGTGATTACTTGGCTGAGAGGAACATAATCGGAATATGTAAGTAGCAATCTCACCTTctccatttatttattaatcaaatagcTTTGGAACTTTCTATGTTTGGCTGCTGAATATCTCTAGTTCTGGTTTTATCTTCTCTTTTCAAAAGATGATGTTGATACACGTGCCATAACACGAAGACTAAGACAAGACGGAAGCCTTGTAGGCGTGTTGAGCACAGAAAAAGATAAATCGGATGACCAACTTTTGGAAATGTCTCGCAATTGGGATATAGTAGGTAAAGATTTCTCCAACCAGTGTTGATTAAGCCTTCAGTCATCGTTCCGATCTCATTGGCTGTTTTTGCACAGGTGTTGATTTAATAAGTGAAGTTTCCTGTCGAGTCCCTTACGAATGGAAAGACAAAACTGATACGGATTGGGACTTCAACTCAAATGGGAGAGATGGGAAAACCTTCCACATTATTGCTTATGACTTTGGAATAAAGCACAACATACTTAGACGGTTAGCATCTTATGGCTGCAAAATCACTGTGGTTCCTTCGACGTGGCCAGCTGGTGAGACCTTGAAGATGAACCCTGATGGAGTTCTTTTCAGCAATGGACCAGGAGACCCTTCTGCAGTTCCTTATGCTGTGGAAACTGTGAAAGAGATAGTTGGAAAGGTTCCGGTTTTTGGAATTTGTATGGGCCATCAGCTGCTCGGTCAAGCTTTGGGTGGTAGGACTTTCAAGATGAAGTTTGGTCACCATGGTGGAAATCATCCTGTTCGAAACCTTAGAAATGGATGTGTCGAGATCAGTGCCCAGGTACGCCTTATCAGTTACCAAAATATGCtttaaagactattttaccctcACAGTTACATAAACAATTATGAAatgaacttaattcaaataatcacTTTGTTATTTGGACAAATTGATAATGTG
It encodes the following:
- the LOC124927094 gene encoding putative pentatricopeptide repeat-containing protein At3g25970, with product MRPLNSLIGNCLDSLHKVSAIHGWTFKSGTILDIYIANNLLGAYVKYGEFRFALKLFDEIPNKDTVTWNSMIAGYIKYGNLKHAWELQKTMRRLGFSVDGYTFPSILKGIANEGCIHLGQQAHSTIIKMGYAGNVYPASALLDMYAKCDRIDDAFAVFQKMPERNSITWNALIAGYAEKGDIETCFWLLGSMEQEGVKLEDGTFTPLLTLLDDPDLYKLTTQVHSKIIKNGLTFQNTVCNATITSYSDCGSVEDAVKVFDAAVDSKDIVTWNSMLAAYLAYEKVSLAFKLFLEMQYSGFKPDIYTYTGILSACSDESHGKLARSLHALVMKKGVEEITSISNSLIAMYLKTHVENVEDALKIFESMDYRDSVSWNSILNGFSQHGLSEKALELFRQMRYISLDLDHYAVSAVLRCCSDLAILQLGQQVHVVALKFGLELDDFVASSLIFMYSKCGIIDDARKSFDETPKDSPITWNSIIFGYAQHGQGKIALQLFFLMKDKKIKMDHITFVAVLTACSHVGLVDEGYNILKDMESIHGIPPRMEHYACGIDLFGRAGRLEDAKELVEGMPFEPDAMVLKTLLGACKICGDIELATKVASRLLELEPEEHCTYVLLSNMYGHLQKWDDKAIIKRQMRDKGIRKVPGWSWIEVNNKVHAFNAEDCSHISFKDIYWILGVLSVEINKLKTIFMGEIPLST
- the LOC124927097 gene encoding carbamoyl-phosphate synthase small chain, chloroplastic-like, with product MVAASMGISTRSLILPTHPSTFTSKKAHPFTIVCSSNSSLSTDGSAVGLAEKPWKTADARLVLEDGSVWKAKSFGAKGTQVGEVVFNTSLTGYQEILTDPSYNGQFVLMTNPHIGNTGINFDDEESSKCFLGGLVIRSLSISISNWRSTKSLGDYLAERNIIGIYDVDTRAITRRLRQDGSLVGVLSTEKDKSDDQLLEMSRNWDIVGVDLISEVSCRVPYEWKDKTDTDWDFNSNGRDGKTFHIIAYDFGIKHNILRRLASYGCKITVVPSTWPAGETLKMNPDGVLFSNGPGDPSAVPYAVETVKEIVGKVPVFGICMGHQLLGQALGGRTFKMKFGHHGGNHPVRNLRNGCVEISAQNHNYAVDPKSLPEGVEVTHVNLNDGSCAGLASSKLKLMSLQYHPEASPGPHDSDYAFAEFIQLMGREKQSV